A segment of the Corythoichthys intestinalis isolate RoL2023-P3 chromosome 16, ASM3026506v1, whole genome shotgun sequence genome:
tttttgctctcaTAGCAAAAGCTTGACTCTGCAACTGATgcaatggtatgaaaaggtttctgaaccatttggagtttctcacatttctgcataaaatcacaatcaaatgtgatctgatctttgtcaaaatcacacagatggaaaaagtgtctgctttaactaaaacaacccaaacatttataggttttcatattttaatgaggaaagcatgcaaacaatgacagaagggggggaaaataagtaccgtaatttcccgaatataacgcgcacttttttccccccaaatcaacttgtaaaatcatggtgcgcattataaacgggtacatggatggagacagaaatatatatatataaaccgatttttttttttattgacacggccacgttgtgttgaagaaacgtatgtggcgatccgttgccgatcattacggtacgtgacgtcaccattttgtttcggtaatacttcgctctgatcggccgaatgatttcgtctgtgttaaattctgcttttttcactcttcataaagcacagaatttcgtttcttgaactcatttgcattattgcagctccgcaactcggactataacaaacataacaacacagacttcctgtgtccgtcaactatatctgtccctcgggaaactcaaacccaaataacaatagttcctattgttactgtcgtgtcgacagcgatgagctctctcagatttccgacttacgttctcactttcattttaccgtatcaattcatggaagaaacatttattcatcgtgatgaaacaagcaagttcTACAGCAGCCTTTTAAAAGAAAAGCcatatctgttttgttttctcctagattctggtaagttggagaagttgtcaaatcatattattaccgtaaatattgtcagtttatggtaatggttTGAACTAccgatgtgctatgcttgtgctgtgtttcaccagtcagtaaaatgacatttctgtatctgtacacgagctctgttttcttgtattattctatttattggtgctaaaattagggtgcgcgtttaaACGGTTACAATAATTTtctctagattttacaagtaaattggggtgcgcattatacacgggtgcgccttatattcgggacttTACGGTAAGTGAaccgtcacatttaatattttgtgccccccattCCCCCcttaggcagcaataacttcaagcggatgcttcctgtagctgcagatcagtctggcacatcgatcaggactaatcttctctacaaaactgctgtagttcagtcagattcctggcatgaatcgctgtctttaggtcatgcccaaGCATgtaaatggggttcaagtctggactttgacttggcagagcgtgtattttgttattctgaaaccattctgaagttgatttacttctgtgttttggatcattgtcttggttcagcttccatcctctttttagcttcaattgtctgacagacggcctcaggttttcctgcaaaccttttgaattcattcttccatttatgattacaagttgtccaggccctgagttagcaaaacagccccaaattataatgctcccaccatgcttcacggcggggatgaggtgttgatgttggtgagctgttccattttccccTCACATATGATGTGTGTtaatcccaaacaattcaactttggttccatcaatccacaaaataacttgtgtccaagtgcctttttgcgcatATTAtaaactatgtttttttttttttttgacagcagtggcttcctccgtggaggccTCCCATGAACCCCGTTCTTagctatagttttacatatagttatgtgtgtgcacagagatattggactctgccactgatttctgtaagtctttagcagacactctagggttctttttttacctctatgactattctgcgctgaactcttggtgtcatctttggtggacggccactccttgggaaagaagcaaccgtgccaaactttctccatttttagacaacttctctgactgtcaattgatgaacatccatacttttagacatggttttgtatcctttcccagctttatacaaatcaacaatccttgatcgtaggtcttcagacagctcttttgaccgagccatgatgcacatcagacaatgtttctcatcaagacaatttttaccagtactgttttttatagtgggcagggcaggtttaaaccactcattggtgattgggcacacgcctgacttaaattgtttggtaaaaattggtttcaattggacTTTaattctccttaggcagagggttcactcactcattttcccccttctgtcattgtttgcatgctttcgtcattaaaatatgaagaggatgtcccgatcgatgccgatcgaacgggtccaatcacgtcattttcaaagtgtcggaatcagcaaaaaaatatcggccatgcctatttttaatatatatatatattttttttaattaaatcgttttgtaattgtacttaacgttacaaacataatatgttacactcatccagagtctttggtttaggcttaaggtagggttttcaaatttatcccaataacggcggtaattaatttttaaaaaaatgtatcacgttaaaatatttaacgcaattaatgcatgcgctgcccgatccactcacgcattgtcgcactcaatcagTAATGGCGTTGTTttatctatatagagagataaaaggcagcgtaaaatgagtagagtgaattttggcagcctttggagcatttttttaattggctaaagccttacaatccctctccctacgattagaaatatcattggaagcaatgtggggaagcaaggtagcaattgatctttttcttaacacctaatgttatttcccaacgcagagaagatatatcaattggtagcactacacacagtcatggttccacttcccatcatgcatttgggcatggctacagtatcatttacttagagctcaacaaatacactaaatggcaatatttagtcccaatatacaaagtcacaagtctttctatccgtggatccctctcacagaaagaatgttaataatgtaaatgccatcttgaggatttattgtcataataaacaaatacagtacttatgtactgtatgttgaatgtatatatttgtccgagttttattcatttttttcttaatgcattgccaaaatgtactgtatatgatcgggaaaaattatcgggaatgattggagttgaatcgggagcaaaaaaaaaagcaattggatcgggaaatatcgggatcggcagatactcaaactaaaacgatcggatcgggaacaaaaaaacatgatcggaacaaccctacctataaatgtttgggtggttttagttcaagcatacgctgttttttcatctgtgtgattttgtaaaaagatccgatcacatttgatggggattttatgcaaaaatgtgggaaatttcaaaaggttcaaatactttttcataccactgtaacataAAAGAATAAGTTATGGTACAGCTGTATTTAAATGTGCATTTGCTATTTTTTCTGTAGTGACCCAGGGCTTTTTGTATACTGCTGTGATTTCTCCAGTACTGCCGTGGAACTCGTCAAGGTGAGAACACGTCCAAAAGTTTTAACAATGAGTCAATAACATCACTGTCTTACCTCGAAGGCAAATCCGGAGTACGACCCTGGACGCTGCTTTGCCTTCGTGTGCGACCTGAGTGATGACGGCGCGGCCTACCCGGTCCCAGACGGAAGCCTCGACGTGGTGGTCCTCATCTTTGTGCTGTCGGCATTGCATCCCGACAAGTATGCTGTGACTTCCTTTGGCTCCCTATAGAATTGGCATTTGCAGGATTTGGTTATCCAGGCAGAAGTCGGTTTACCACATACTCGACTTACGTGatgtcgactttacgacgccggggtCTCGTCcggcattttgtctccagtggttttttttaaaataatgttaacttttgttttgtgatgcatgcataTGCGCCAATGAACAAGTCGCGCAGCCGAGAGAGTGTGGATAGCTTACAACtgcaagcctgcgcgcacatttgctgCTTGTGAAGCATTCACGGGGGCAACATCTCTacataacaccttttgtactgtttaatgtgttttcaattttggtcaaatacttggggcgagtttatgtgattgtttttgatgatctgcggatgctaactgatacatgtgtATCGTTTTTGTGGAttattattgctgtatcagcagctagttataaacccaaatttgaattgctgttattgagatGAAACTGACTTGATTTCATTTTCATTCTACAAGTATTGatttcatgagcagctgaataaagtcagcaaaccacacggacgtctgacatcgtcatgtcagagcttagctcgctgtttagctaggacttagctccaacgtcttggcaaggACAGCACAATGacttataatacatgtttttggataggttATTTGAGATTTGGGGGGGTGTTTAGggatacttaaagggttaatttcaaCTTGCGCCGAAATCCCTGTTAGGTCACCAGCGTagtaacggaactcgttcgtaacccgggcacTACTTGTATATTCTTGTTATCGCAACATACATATTTACATGTTTTACATTCATCTTTAATCTTGTGTCTTTAAATTCCCGGCCTCATCTACTGAATGTGGCCTTTGAGCACAAAACTGCTCCTTATTATGAGTTGCTTTGTAGGAAATAAACGcacatgttgtttgtttttcatctCAGGATGCGAGCATCCGTGAGCAGATTGGCGCGGTTGCTAAAGCCCGGTGGGGTGATGCTGCTGCGGGACTACGGACGCTACGATATGGCACAGTTGCGCTTCAAAAAAGGTAAATCCACCTCATGTTGCGTTCCAGGGAATTGGAGACGGACATAcatactatccttattaaaatatgaaaacctatagatgtttggctggttttagttgaagcagacactgtattttcctctgtgtgattttgacaaagatcagatcacatttaatggtgaattcatgcagaaatgtgaggaatttcaaaaggttcagatactttttcataccactgtaacccaattaaagatgtcccgattatatatttttccattattccattattttgtccaacccctgtatattGCCTAGGCTCcacactttttgcattggttgcactttTTTCTTAGAATACCACGGATAGAGAGAATTTAATCACGAGTgtaaaagtgatgagcaggacgGCACTGTcggtttcacaaaacgagcagcaaagcaATTAAATGAGGGTCTCCAACGGGATTCGAACCCGCCATTGCCGTGGGACAGACGAGTGCgtagaccacaggactatacttTCACGAAAAACTGAGGGACAACCACGGCAAGAGAAAgactaacaacaacaaaaacaaggcaatgatgcaactagcaaggaagggatatacaaactgtcaaatggcagcaagtcaatatctcggcaagccgcttaggatcggtttaaagacactgctgatgagcttgaattggatgcaggtacgacgtcagGAACtcctcccacagctctgtaacaagacaatctgaccagcagcataatgtgacaaaatcatgccactcGTCATACTAGTTTCATTTgcaagctagcacagctattctcccagcccATAACCACATCATcaccccagcgtgcattgcgcgcgtaaaacatggcTTCCTCCCTAGGtccaaacatgtactaaatatagatttttaaatcaatggaaataaTGTTTCTCATAACATACAGAATTTTGGTAAAAGagaacaagtctttaagtccgaggttccctttaaaacggAGAGAAACTCTTCATCCTCCTCCGAAGTTTACCTGGAAAGGtaaaagtgcattttttttcctttccagGAAGATGTCTGTCAGATAACTTTTACGTTCGGGGTGATGGAACAAGAGTGTACTTCTTTACTCAAGGTAATTCGAAGGACTCACCGCTTTGTTCATCGACTTTACATTATTATATGGATATGTTTCTGGGTTGTAGACGAGCTGCACGACATATTCAGTGAGGCCGGGCTACACAAGGTGCAGAACTTGGTGGACCGGAGGCTTCAAGTGAACCGCGGCAAGCAGCTTACCATGTACAGGGTGTGGATCCAGTGCAAGTACCAGCGGAACCCAGAGGAGGAAACCACCTCAAATTGATACCAAGCCACTGCTGCATCACTTTCCGTtatatgtcatttttttgttacttagaCCAGAGAAAGATTTTTAATCACCCCGATGATATTTATAGCACCGTTTTGAAATCTTTTTGTACAtgcaaaatgattaaaaatgtcattaaatgagtggtgttttgtgttttgcttgagggtaaaaaaaaaaaaaaaaacatgcattatagtAAAAAGGCGACTTTTACATCTCATGTCGACTGACTGTTTCGATTGTAATGTGTGCAGATCTGTTATTGGTCCACACGAGGTTGAGAGATTTGCAGGAGCAGACGCTGCTAAATACTTGACGCAATCTCACGAGACATTATGAGATTTGGGTGATTATTGtttacattgcaaaaaaaaaaaaaaaacgccatgaGAACCGAACCGAATCGATACGGATTCACCTAAAGCCAACTTTTCCCGAGGGCAAGACTGGATTTGATACGAGGAATATAAACGTAGCCCAACTTTGTTTTGATCGCACTGGACCAGCAAAGCATCCCCGACACGGCGAGGAAAAAGTAGGGGTTAAGTGACGCCAGTATTAAAGACATCATTTATACCTGGCGAAGATAAGGGGGCAAATAACTCGGGGCTCGCCATTGTGTG
Coding sequences within it:
- the mettl2a gene encoding tRNA N(3)-methylcytidine methyltransferase METTL2 isoform X2, yielding MAAPCAVACAEAGRESGRVPSPSSAAEEKRPQFGTRFLTDPRQVFQHNAWDNVEWTEEQEAAAKSKVQENSQPLPAEKQGRLWCWQHGFSHPKDEQVRLADVLVTSAFDGSVTTDPGLFVYCCDFSSTAVELVKANPEYDPGRCFAFVCDLSDDGAAYPVPDGSLDVVVLIFVLSALHPDKMRASVSRLARLLKPGGVMLLRDYGRYDMAQLRFKKGRCLSDNFYVRGDGTRVYFFTQDELHDIFSEAGLHKVQNLVDRRLQVNRGKQLTMYRVWIQCKYQRNPEEETTSN
- the mettl2a gene encoding tRNA N(3)-methylcytidine methyltransferase METTL2 isoform X1 gives rise to the protein MAAPCAVACAEAGRESGRVPSPSSAAEEKRPQFGTRFLTDPRQVFQHNAWDNVEWTEEQEAAAKSKVQENSQPLPAEKQEDFDSRANEYWNDFYTIHENRFFKDRHWLFTEFPELAPAPLHPDGSGSCHSSRSGPHPCVVPLNPTDFPGSSASYRILEVGCGVGNTVFPILKTNNDPGLFVYCCDFSSTAVELVKANPEYDPGRCFAFVCDLSDDGAAYPVPDGSLDVVVLIFVLSALHPDKMRASVSRLARLLKPGGVMLLRDYGRYDMAQLRFKKGRCLSDNFYVRGDGTRVYFFTQDELHDIFSEAGLHKVQNLVDRRLQVNRGKQLTMYRVWIQCKYQRNPEEETTSN